The Pseudanabaena sp. ABRG5-3 genome includes the window AGAGCGACTACGCAAGTAGTCACGAAATGAGTTGCGAAATTAGTTGTGAATGAGAGGGTTATGAATGCAGTGGTTTGCCAATATCAACTCAATTGCATTCATCATGAGGGCGATCGATATCCTTGCATTGTTTGGATTGATCTACCTCATGCTCTCCCTCAGCAACGATCGCCGCACTTTGTTGATGGTGCGGGGCATTATCTTTTTACTGATTGCTAGTGTTGTTAGCGATCGCCTTGGTTTGCGATTGCTGAATTTTGTTCTCGATAAATTATTGATTGGCTCAGCCGTAGCGATGGCGGTAATTTTGCAGCCAGAGTTGCGGCGGTTTCTTGAGCGTCTTGGACGTGGGGATTTACTCTCCCTATTTCAACCAGCAACCAGTCGGCGCACACCTGTGGAAGCCGATTCGGTGATTGAGGAAATTATCGAGGCAGTGATCGAACTATCTCAAAATCGGACGGGTGCGCTGATGATTATTGAGACGGGTGAACCGATTGATGATCGCGATTTTTCTGTACCTGGTGTTAAACTCAATGCCTTGTTATCAAAAGAGCTATTACATACCATTTTTCAAACATCAACACTTTTACATGATGGGGCAATTCTGATTCGCGAAGATCGGATTGTGGCGGCAGGCGTGATTTTGCCTATTTCGGATCGGGCTGCTTCACGGGAAATTGGCACAAGACACCGAGCCGCTATGGGTATTACCGATCGCGTCAGAAATTGTTTTTGTGTTGTAGTTTCTGAAGAAACAGGTTCGATTGCGATCGCAGAAAATGGCATATTAGATCGTCCTCTCGCTAGTAGTAGGCTCCGAGAAATATTAGAAACTAAACTAGGTAATTATCGTCCAACTCCTTTAGGAAGAACAGTGCCCAAGTTTAATTGGCTCTGGTCAAGCGTGAATATCAAAAATATGGTAAGTCGAAAATCGTCAGAAAAGAAATGACTGCTAAGCTATTGCAAACTTTGCCACCAGATCTAGATCGTCAGCGATTGCCTAAACATGTTGCCGTAATTATGGACGGGAATGGTCGTTGGGCAAAGCAAAAAGGAATGCCCAGAATTGCAGGGCATAGACAGGGGGTTGATGCGCTCAAGGACTTGCTACGCTGTTGCAAAGACTGGGGAATTGAAGCGCTGACAGTCTACGCTTTTTCTACGGAAAACTGGAGTAGACCTGCACAGGAAGTCGATTTCTTGATGGTTTTGTTTGAGCGGATGTTGCGCCGTGAATTAGACGAAATGTGCAGTGAAGGGGTGCGGATTTCCTTTGTTGGCGATCTGGATTCTCTTTCCCATTCATTGCGTGCGGAAATCGAGCGATCGCAAATTGCTACGGCAAATAATCAAGAGATTCATTTTACGGTGGCGATTAATTACGGTAGCCGCCGTGAGATCGTGAGAGTCTGTCGCCAAATTGCCGAAGCCACCCAATCAGGGGAAATCAAACCTGAAGATATTGATGAAAATCTGTTTGAGCAGCATCTCTATACTGCGGGAACCCATAATCCTGATCTGCTCATTCGCACTAGTGGCGAGATGCGATTAAGCAATTTCTTGCTCTGGCAAATGGCATATACCGAGATGTATTTCACCCATACCCTCTGGCCAGACTTTGATCGCCGTGAATTTCATCGAGCGCTAATCGATTATCAAGAACGCGATCGCCGTTTTGGCAAAATATAAAAAAATGGAGGCGCTACGCGCCTCCATTTTTTGCGATCAAAGAAAGGCGCTACGCACCTTTCTTTATAACCAGTGCTTGGGATAAGTACGCTCTTCCGCGAGATTATTAAAAATAACCGCACATAGCACCAAAATTACTGATCCTTCAAAGGTTGGTGTCACCAAAAACTGCCAATCGGGTTTAGTCATCATCACCACAAGAGCAACGGCTCCCGATGGTGGATGTACAGTATGGGTAATTTGCATGGCAGCGATCGCTGTCGCTACTGCTAAGCCCATCGTCCAAGGAGAAGATCCAAACAGGTGCAGAATCGTTAAGGCAATCAGCGCCGCTAAGAGATTTCCCCCGATAACATTGCGTGGCTGTGCTAAAGGACTTTCAGGAACACCAAAAATGAGGACACTAGTTGCGCCAAAGGGAGCCATGATCAAAGGTGAGTTCGTGACTGTCGAGAGATAGGCAGTCATGGCGATCGCAATACAACTCCCCAGCCAACTCCAAACAACATGTTTATGATGCGGTCGATCAATGGGACAGGTTAGGGGACAGGATTGCCATCTACCAAAGAGTTTGAACCAATAACTTTGCCACTTTGACCGCGCTTTGTGAAAATTCAACATGAATAAAAACGAATAAAAATAGGGGGTAAAATGTCATAAATCTATGACATTTTACCCCCAAAAATGAGAGTTTGGTTTTAAAAATGTAGCTAATTTTACAGATATTTTAGCACTTACTCTTACAAAAAAAGATAGGGTGCTTTGCACCCTATCTTTTTAATAATGGTTGCCAATTTTGCGATGGTGGGCGGCGGTAAGAGCATCGGGCTTAGAAACACGACCTTCTTCAGCGATCGCATAGATTACCCAGTGATCGGCACATTCCATCCGACTCATGACTTCGCATTCCATAAAGGCAAGAGCCTCCGTGAGAATCGGTGCGCCAGAGCTAGATATTTGCGTTTTCACACCCTCGAAACGATCCGCCCCAGGAGCAAATCGCTTGAGGAAATGCTGCATCAGTTTGGAATAGTTGCCATCTTCGAGCACATTCAAGACAAAGCGATCGCCTACTTGCATAAACGATTCGATCGCCCGATCCTTTGCCACAGCAACGGTAAATCCAAGGGGCTTGAAGCTTGCCTGTGCGACCCAAGAGGCTAACATCGCACTACGAGCGCCACCCTTCGCTGCGGAGATAATATACAAACCACCTGCTAAGCGTCCCAAAGCTTTATCGAGATCAGCATCAATCGCTTTGAGTTGTTTAATATTTTGCTTACGAGTCAGCAGTTGTCCTAAGTCAGTTCCCGCTTCATCACAGGTCTGATATATTGCTTCATTGGGATTTTCACGGACGCGAATCGCAGGAAAAGCTGTTACTACCCCTAGATCCTTAAAGCGGTTATTCAACAAATCAATGGAGGAATCTTCATTGCCATGCGGTTCGTACAAACCGATGACTTGTTTTTCGGTTGCTGCTGCCAAGATTGCCCCGATCGCTGTTTCCACACGACTATTAGATGCTGGGGGTGTGCATACCACTAAGCCTGACGCATGACCGACTAGTTCTCGCAATTCTTGCAAATCAATCACCTTGAGATCTGCCATTTCCACAGCGACACCTGTTTTGGCGATCCCACGGGCGATCGCTTGTGATAGGCGATCGCAATAGCCATAGTCCGACACATAGCAAACCACCACATTGGTTTCGCCCTTAGTTTGCGCTTGGCTCCATTGGCGATAGTTTTCGGTCAATTCCTTAACGTTGTAGCGCAAAAGCGGTCCATGCCCATTAGCGACGATTTCCGCTTGAGGCAACTCATCCATCCGCTTCATCGCCGAGATGACCGATCGCGCATTGGGAGCCATCAAGCATTCATAGTAAAAGCGATAGTCGGGCGTAATCTTTTGCAAGTCCTCATCGTAGGTTGCCTCACTGCAATAGTGCATTCCGAAAATATCGCAGGTATACAAAATTGAAGTGGCATGGTCAAAGGTCATCATCGTGTCGGGCCAGTGCAAGTTTGGTGCATTCACAAACTGCAAAATGTGACCATTACCCAAATCAACCTGATCGCCATTTTTGACAACTTGCTGTTTAAAAGGTCGGTTAATTAACTCACCCAGAAATTGCAGCGCTACCTTGGTCGCGACTACGGTGACATTGGGGGCAAGTTCTAATATTTCCTTGACTAGCCCGCTATGATCTGGCTCTGTATGACTGATGACTAGGTAATCAATCTGAGAGGGATCAATTTGTTTCTTGAGGGTTTTGAGGTATAGTTCGCGAAACTTAGCGTGGGATGTATCGACTAGGGCTAATTTCTCGCC containing:
- the uppS gene encoding polyprenyl diphosphate synthase encodes the protein MTAKLLQTLPPDLDRQRLPKHVAVIMDGNGRWAKQKGMPRIAGHRQGVDALKDLLRCCKDWGIEALTVYAFSTENWSRPAQEVDFLMVLFERMLRRELDEMCSEGVRISFVGDLDSLSHSLRAEIERSQIATANNQEIHFTVAINYGSRREIVRVCRQIAEATQSGEIKPEDIDENLFEQHLYTAGTHNPDLLIRTSGEMRLSNFLLWQMAYTEMYFTHTLWPDFDRREFHRALIDYQERDRRFGKI
- the cdaA gene encoding diadenylate cyclase CdaA; its protein translation is MQWFANINSIAFIMRAIDILALFGLIYLMLSLSNDRRTLLMVRGIIFLLIASVVSDRLGLRLLNFVLDKLLIGSAVAMAVILQPELRRFLERLGRGDLLSLFQPATSRRTPVEADSVIEEIIEAVIELSQNRTGALMIIETGEPIDDRDFSVPGVKLNALLSKELLHTIFQTSTLLHDGAILIREDRIVAAGVILPISDRAASREIGTRHRAAMGITDRVRNCFCVVVSEETGSIAIAENGILDRPLASSRLREILETKLGNYRPTPLGRTVPKFNWLWSSVNIKNMVSRKSSEKK
- a CDS encoding diflavin flavoprotein, yielding MVAVTEIPSIGNILEKPIERRLTVQVSEIAADTTTIRSLDWDRDRFDIEFGLQNGTTYNSYIIRGEKLALVDTSHAKFRELYLKTLKKQIDPSQIDYLVISHTEPDHSGLVKEILELAPNVTVVATKVALQFLGELINRPFKQQVVKNGDQVDLGNGHILQFVNAPNLHWPDTMMTFDHATSILYTCDIFGMHYCSEATYDEDLQKITPDYRFYYECLMAPNARSVISAMKRMDELPQAEIVANGHGPLLRYNVKELTENYRQWSQAQTKGETNVVVCYVSDYGYCDRLSQAIARGIAKTGVAVEMADLKVIDLQELRELVGHASGLVVCTPPASNSRVETAIGAILAAATEKQVIGLYEPHGNEDSSIDLLNNRFKDLGVVTAFPAIRVRENPNEAIYQTCDEAGTDLGQLLTRKQNIKQLKAIDADLDKALGRLAGGLYIISAAKGGARSAMLASWVAQASFKPLGFTVAVAKDRAIESFMQVGDRFVLNVLEDGNYSKLMQHFLKRFAPGADRFEGVKTQISSSGAPILTEALAFMECEVMSRMECADHWVIYAIAEEGRVSKPDALTAAHHRKIGNHY
- a CDS encoding HPP family protein translates to MLNFHKARSKWQSYWFKLFGRWQSCPLTCPIDRPHHKHVVWSWLGSCIAIAMTAYLSTVTNSPLIMAPFGATSVLIFGVPESPLAQPRNVIGGNLLAALIALTILHLFGSSPWTMGLAVATAIAAMQITHTVHPPSGAVALVVMMTKPDWQFLVTPTFEGSVILVLCAVIFNNLAEERTYPKHWL